In the genome of Labrus bergylta chromosome 7, fLabBer1.1, whole genome shotgun sequence, the window TCATGGGTTCACCGCCCGCCGCCTTCCACCTGATCCTGCTGGGCGACATGTTCTACGACCAGTCCCTCGCCACCAGCCTGCACAGCTGGTTGAACCGCTGCATGGAGACCCACGGCACCAAAGTCCTGATCGGAGATCCAGGAAGAGCTCAGTTTGAGGAGCACGCCATCCGACGCCTCCTGAGGCCGCTGGCTCAGTTTGAGCTGCCCgacagtgtgagagaggagaactACGGCCTGAGCTGCAGCGGCGTCTGGAGCTACACACCTGAactctgaacacctgagagaattattcttcaagaaaacatggactgtgtgaggttgagaggactgtgttttatttgaaagtcacacaaacaaggaaggTTGGTACATTTCCCAATCTGAATGATCACttcttttagatatttgaatgatcAGCTGTATCAAAACAactccctctcttctgtctgtgttcaggagaggaagcatggcgccgtgctgctgctgctccggtAGCCTGGTTAGCAGGGCggggcgatatgacctcaaatcaatatcacgcttaaaggcagggttggtcattttctaaaagtagcctgatgttgaaagtagcattccctcagtgctgcgtctgcagtcaggagcagtcctcctcaaatgatttccatgttttcaggagtgcagatgtaaaaacggctgtgatgtctgctttcagtttgacaactacacacactcacaatgtgtgtttcatatttcattttgaattgatccttTATGAATCACTCTgtttaataaacatgaacacacacatgaacaaacaggatcctgtggacatgcattaatggagaggtctcagagtgagggggcggcccacagcgagcgctccagagcagttttggggttcagtgcctcgCTCAAGggcagcagtgctcaggaagtggactggcacctctccagctaccaggccagggacttgaaccggcgaccctctacCGCAACTGCCGCCCCCATTtcaatcaaagacaaacacagttctATGTGAGATGGATATACTTgtatcttcaaacacacacacactctttgttcacacacaggAGGCAGAGAGCACCTCCGTACCAGCAGTGGATTATCTCaggaatgttttttattcattcattcatttaatgaggtgcaatagcgtgacaaactggtgacatatacatgacaaataaggcacagaaaaaacaaacagacaaggtcaggacagcaacgacaaaatacaataagaaaagaaagacagcaaaaatactgagacatcaacagacagactacaactgatctttctttgttccagcCCGCCCCTCGGTGACCTCTACCCTACAGTAGTTTATATCTGAATGCCTTACAgaccagtttctctctctttagagaTCAAACCTGAACAGGAGTGTGACCCGGCCGGGGCTACGTGTGAATCTGGCTCCAGCAGAGTCATCAGGCTGCTCACTTTGAAGCAGCTGGATAAGAGCTCGGCTG includes:
- the LOC136179755 gene encoding electron transfer flavoprotein beta subunit lysine methyltransferase-like, with amino-acid sequence MNSELNGLQPPVCLTHNIMGSPPAAFHLILLGDMFYDQSLATSLHSWLNRCMETHGTKVLIGDPGRAQFEEHAIRRLLRPLAQFELPDSVREENYGLSCSGVWSYTPEL